The following proteins are encoded in a genomic region of Pseudomonadota bacterium:
- a CDS encoding 3-hydroxybutyrate dehydrogenase produces MPLKDKVAVITGAASGIGKEIAHAFSKEGAKVVIADLDQQDADAVADELGARTQRALGVAMDVTDEAQVEAGMTKAIDAFDSIDVLVSNAGIQIVEALDQFEFKQWKKLLAIHLDGAFLTTRAALRQMYKQGTGGSIIYMGSVHSKEASKLKAPYVTAKHGLIGLAKVVAKEGAQHGVRANVICPGFVRTPLVDKQIPEQAKELGISEAEVIRNVMLKDTVDGQFTTVEDVAAAAVFFASFPSNALTGQSLVVSHGWFMQ; encoded by the coding sequence ATGCCCCTCAAAGACAAAGTTGCCGTCATCACCGGAGCCGCAAGCGGCATCGGCAAGGAAATCGCGCACGCCTTCTCGAAGGAGGGCGCGAAAGTCGTTATCGCCGATCTCGATCAGCAAGACGCGGACGCCGTGGCCGATGAGCTCGGCGCGCGGACGCAACGAGCGCTTGGCGTCGCCATGGATGTTACGGACGAGGCGCAGGTGGAAGCCGGCATGACGAAGGCGATCGACGCCTTCGACAGCATCGATGTGCTGGTCAGCAATGCCGGCATTCAGATCGTAGAGGCGCTCGATCAATTCGAATTCAAGCAATGGAAGAAGCTGCTCGCGATCCATCTGGATGGCGCTTTTCTAACGACTCGCGCCGCCTTGCGGCAAATGTACAAGCAAGGCACCGGAGGGAGCATCATTTATATGGGCTCGGTGCACTCCAAGGAGGCATCCAAACTCAAGGCGCCTTATGTCACGGCCAAGCATGGCCTCATCGGGCTGGCCAAGGTAGTCGCCAAGGAGGGTGCGCAACACGGCGTGCGCGCCAATGTTATTTGCCCCGGCTTCGTGCGCACGCCACTCGTCGACAAGCAGATCCCCGAGCAAGCCAAAGAGCTTGGAATTTCAGAGGCAGAGGTGATCAGAAACGTGATGCTCAAAGACACCGTCGATGGCCAGTTTACAACCGTTGAGGACGTCGCTGCCGCAGCGGTGTTCTTCGCTTCATTTCCATCCAATGCGCTCACCGGCCAGTCGCTGGTCGTGAGCCACGGTTGGTTCATGCAATAA